In the Ignavibacteriales bacterium genome, CAAATTAATAATCTTATCTTATGGGAGAACAAATATAATTAAAATTTATTTTTGTGAGGCAATTTTATAAATTGAGTAAGAATTGATGAAAAATATGAACGAAGAAAGACCACATGGAATAATTGAGCCCGAATCCGAAAATGAAGTAGTTATTGGGTCGCCATATAAAGTCATTTTATTTAATGATGACTGGCATAGTTTTGACGATGTAATAAATCAAATAATCAAAGCGGTTAAGTGCAGTTATAAAGAAGCCCGCTCTTACGCTTTTGAGGCACATGTTAAAGGGAGAACACAAGTTTTTAACGGCGAATTAAACGAATGCTTGAAAGTTAGTTCAATACTTGAAGAGATCGCGCTTCACACACAAATTATTTCTTAATCTTACACCAACTCGCACTACAGTTGTTATCCAA is a window encoding:
- a CDS encoding ATP-dependent Clp protease adaptor ClpS: MNEERPHGIIEPESENEVVIGSPYKVILFNDDWHSFDDVINQIIKAVKCSYKEARSYAFEAHVKGRTQVFNGELNECLKVSSILEEIALHTQIIS